The following coding sequences are from one Sulfitobacter sp. HNIBRBA3233 window:
- a CDS encoding AEC family transporter produces the protein MEFLLSVLPLVLVVVAGYALAKTGTIPRGSWAAIETLSFRVLIPATLILAIATSDLSVARFGGFGATLLITLALVAVGTLALRLLPHHRLSNPSFTTLFQTTMRWNVFVALAASEQFLTGGIALLAVAIAVLIPLINIICIVVLASFGPARASVRRIFGAVARNPLVQACAIGLALNLLDVSLPAPVEDTLEMIGRGALAVGLLAVGGGISLRRLARADARVIAGAILRPLITPALFVVVGSAVGLPAVQLFAGVLVFSAPAASNGYIVAKQMGGDADLYADVLTWQVGLSLMLLPVWAAALL, from the coding sequence ATGGAATTCCTCCTCTCTGTCCTGCCCCTCGTGCTCGTGGTCGTCGCGGGCTATGCGCTGGCCAAGACCGGCACGATCCCCCGCGGCAGTTGGGCCGCGATCGAGACGCTGTCTTTCCGTGTTCTCATTCCGGCCACGCTGATCCTCGCCATCGCGACATCGGATCTGTCGGTCGCGCGGTTCGGGGGCTTCGGCGCGACGCTGTTGATTACACTGGCGCTGGTTGCCGTGGGCACGCTGGCACTGCGGCTGTTGCCCCATCACCGTTTGTCGAACCCGTCCTTCACGACGCTCTTCCAGACAACCATGCGCTGGAACGTTTTCGTGGCGCTTGCCGCGTCAGAGCAGTTCCTGACCGGCGGCATCGCCTTGCTGGCGGTCGCCATCGCAGTGCTGATCCCGCTGATCAACATCATCTGCATTGTCGTTCTGGCCAGTTTCGGCCCGGCGCGCGCCAGTGTCAGGCGGATTTTCGGGGCCGTGGCGCGCAATCCGCTGGTGCAGGCCTGTGCCATTGGCCTCGCGCTGAACCTCTTGGATGTATCCTTGCCCGCACCGGTAGAGGACACGCTTGAAATGATCGGTCGCGGGGCGCTGGCGGTGGGGCTGCTCGCCGTAGGCGGGGGCATCAGCCTGCGCCGCCTTGCGCGGGCTGATGCCCGCGTCATCGCCGGTGCGATACTGCGCCCGCTGATCACACCCGCATTGTTCGTGGTGGTCGGATCGGCTGTCGGCCTGCCCGCTGTTCAGCTGTTCGCGGGGGTGCTGGTGTTCTCTGCCCCTGCCGCGTCGAACGGGTATATCGTCGCAAAACAGATGGGCGGGGATGCGGACCTCTACGCGGATGTGCTGACGTGGCAGGTGGGGCTGTCGCTCATGTTGTTGCCGGTCTGGGCCGCTGCACTGCTTTAG
- a CDS encoding DUF4159 domain-containing protein — protein sequence MTVLGGIGFTAPWLLLALAALPILWLVLRAVPPAPIRRRFPGVALLLGLRDDESVSDRTPWWLLLLRMLAVAAIILGLAGPVLNPETEQAEGDGPLLFVLDGSWAGATRWPQQQEAIDAQLTRASRQGRTVGFLTLTRPEAPVFQSADAWRNRLAGLSPAPWQPSEAMIARAQDALAEVGDFDTLWFSDSLAYEGRDTLLATLEDRGTVEAYQTAFNVLGMAPATYADGAVQLRALRAAPGPARDITIQAVGRDPAGNGRILATATAPFAEGATEAEAALVLPSELRARITRFDIAGQRSAGASTLTDDGLRRREVALISARENREGLELLSPLHYIEQALAPTADLIDGSLSDVLPANPDVIVLADVATLAEAEAAPLTEWIEGGGMLVRFAGPRIAASDVSRIDEDPLMPVRLRAGGRSVGGAMSWGEPKALSAFSNGSPFFGLSVPEDVTVTAQVVAQPDPTLAERVIASLSDGTPLVTRKYVGQGQIVLFHVTATAEWSTLPLSGLFVEMMERLAVSSSAATADVETLAGSTWIPQRTLDGFGTLSDAGTLPGVDGAALLTDPTGPDLPPGLYASGDQRLARNVLTADATLEPVAWPSRIPVRGLAVAPEQPVAGWLLSLALLVLLADVVASLSLSGRLLRRSNRAAAALVALALVQGVPAEAQAQAQAGAQDEAFALAATTELVLAHVLTGDAQVDEIARAGLTGLSDTLFFRTSVEPTNPMGVDLETDELSFFPILYWPITPSQPTPSAEAYARLNDYLRSGGLILFDTRDADIASFGASSPNGRKLQELAAPLDIPALEPVPEDHVLTRTFYLLQDFPGRHISRDVWVEASDPNAEQIEGMPFRDLNDGVTPVVIGGNDWAAAWAVNSGGGPLLPVGRGFSGERQREIAYRFGVNLVMHVLTGNYKSDQVHVPALLDRLGQ from the coding sequence GTGACCGTTCTGGGGGGCATAGGCTTTACCGCGCCGTGGCTGTTGCTGGCGCTTGCCGCCCTGCCGATCCTGTGGCTGGTGCTGCGCGCCGTGCCGCCCGCACCGATACGCCGCCGCTTTCCCGGCGTGGCGCTGCTGCTGGGCCTGCGCGACGACGAATCCGTATCGGACCGCACGCCGTGGTGGCTGTTGTTGCTGCGCATGCTTGCGGTTGCCGCGATCATTCTGGGCCTCGCCGGTCCCGTCCTCAACCCCGAGACCGAACAGGCCGAAGGGGACGGCCCGCTTCTGTTCGTGCTCGACGGTTCCTGGGCCGGCGCCACCCGCTGGCCCCAGCAACAGGAGGCCATCGACGCCCAGCTGACCCGTGCCAGCCGTCAGGGCCGCACGGTCGGGTTCCTGACCCTCACCCGCCCCGAAGCGCCGGTGTTCCAGTCCGCGGATGCATGGCGCAACCGCCTTGCCGGTCTGTCGCCCGCGCCGTGGCAACCGAGCGAAGCGATGATTGCACGGGCGCAGGACGCGCTGGCAGAGGTCGGCGATTTCGACACGCTGTGGTTCAGCGACTCGCTGGCCTACGAGGGGCGCGATACGCTGCTTGCCACGCTCGAGGATCGCGGCACGGTCGAGGCCTACCAGACCGCGTTCAACGTGCTGGGCATGGCGCCTGCGACCTACGCCGATGGCGCGGTACAACTGCGCGCGCTGCGGGCCGCACCCGGCCCCGCGCGTGATATCACGATACAGGCCGTGGGCCGCGATCCGGCGGGCAACGGTCGTATCCTTGCCACAGCGACCGCTCCCTTCGCGGAGGGCGCGACCGAGGCCGAGGCCGCACTTGTCCTGCCGTCCGAACTGCGCGCGCGGATCACCCGTTTCGACATCGCCGGACAGCGTTCCGCCGGGGCCAGCACGCTGACCGATGACGGGCTCAGACGCCGCGAGGTCGCGCTGATCTCGGCCCGCGAGAACCGCGAGGGGCTGGAGCTGCTGTCGCCGCTGCATTACATCGAACAGGCTCTTGCGCCGACTGCCGATCTGATCGACGGATCGCTCAGCGATGTGCTGCCCGCGAACCCCGATGTGATCGTGCTGGCCGATGTCGCCACATTGGCCGAAGCCGAGGCCGCCCCCCTGACCGAATGGATCGAAGGCGGCGGGATGCTGGTGCGCTTCGCCGGGCCGCGCATCGCTGCGAGTGACGTCAGCCGCATCGACGAGGATCCGCTGATGCCCGTCCGCCTGCGCGCCGGAGGCCGCAGCGTCGGGGGCGCGATGAGCTGGGGTGAGCCAAAGGCCCTGTCCGCGTTTTCCAACGGCTCGCCCTTCTTCGGCCTGTCGGTGCCGGAGGACGTAACCGTCACCGCGCAGGTGGTCGCGCAACCCGATCCGACCCTTGCCGAACGGGTCATCGCCTCGCTCAGCGACGGCACGCCGCTGGTCACCCGCAAATATGTCGGTCAGGGGCAGATCGTGCTGTTCCACGTGACGGCAACGGCGGAATGGTCGACCCTGCCGCTGTCGGGTCTGTTCGTGGAAATGATGGAGCGTCTGGCGGTTTCGTCCTCTGCCGCGACGGCGGATGTCGAGACTCTGGCAGGCAGCACATGGATCCCGCAGCGCACGCTCGACGGGTTCGGCACGCTGTCCGACGCCGGCACCCTGCCCGGTGTCGACGGGGCGGCGCTGCTCACCGATCCGACGGGCCCCGACCTGCCTCCGGGTCTTTACGCGTCGGGCGACCAGCGGCTGGCGCGCAACGTGCTGACCGCCGATGCGACGCTTGAGCCGGTGGCCTGGCCGTCACGGATACCGGTGCGCGGCCTTGCGGTCGCACCGGAACAGCCCGTCGCGGGGTGGCTGCTGAGCCTCGCGCTGCTGGTGCTGCTGGCCGATGTCGTGGCGTCACTGTCGCTGTCGGGCCGGCTTCTGCGGCGCAGCAACCGCGCTGCCGCGGCCCTTGTGGCGCTCGCGCTGGTGCAGGGCGTTCCCGCCGAGGCACAAGCGCAGGCGCAAGCCGGCGCGCAGGACGAGGCCTTTGCGCTGGCGGCGACCACCGAACTGGTGCTGGCCCATGTGCTGACCGGCGACGCGCAGGTCGACGAGATCGCCCGCGCCGGTCTGACCGGTCTCAGCGACACGCTTTTCTTCAGGACGTCGGTCGAACCTACCAACCCGATGGGTGTCGATCTCGAAACCGACGAACTGTCCTTCTTCCCGATCCTCTATTGGCCGATCACCCCCAGCCAGCCGACCCCCTCCGCCGAAGCCTATGCGCGGCTCAACGACTATCTGCGGTCCGGCGGGCTGATCCTCTTCGACACCCGCGATGCGGATATCGCCAGCTTCGGCGCCTCCAGCCCGAACGGTCGCAAGCTGCAAGAGCTGGCAGCGCCGCTCGATATTCCCGCTCTGGAACCTGTCCCTGAGGACCATGTCCTGACGCGCACCTTCTATCTGCTTCAGGATTTTCCGGGCCGCCACATCAGCCGCGATGTCTGGGTCGAAGCCTCCGATCCGAATGCCGAACAGATCGAGGGCATGCCCTTCCGCGATCTCAATGACGGGGTGACCCCCGTGGTGATCGGCGGCAACGACTGGGCGGCGGCATGGGCGGTCAACAGCGGCGGCGGGCCCCTGCTGCCCGTGGGCCGCGGCTTCTCCGGCGAACGCCAGCGCGAGATCGCCTACCGCTTCGGCGTCAACCTCGTCATGCACGTGCTGACGGGTAACTACAAATCCGATCAGGTTCACGTGCCTGCGCTACTCGACAGGCTGGGACAATGA
- a CDS encoding GNAT family N-acetyltransferase — MSAPDIRRLTNADFDDALALYRALTRDPVPVSAAPRDFAAVLAHPGTAIFGAEVDGRIRSMLTAHLLPNMTSGGRAYGLIENVVTDPGFQRRGLGRMTLRAAIDHARGAGAYKLMLLTGTARGARGFYEKLGFSDAEKHGMVLRF, encoded by the coding sequence GTGAGCGCCCCGGACATCCGGAGACTGACCAATGCGGATTTCGACGATGCCCTCGCGCTCTACCGGGCGCTGACCCGTGATCCGGTTCCCGTCAGTGCCGCACCCCGGGATTTCGCCGCTGTGCTGGCCCATCCCGGCACGGCCATTTTCGGAGCCGAGGTCGACGGCCGCATCCGCTCGATGCTGACCGCGCATCTTTTGCCCAACATGACCTCGGGCGGGAGGGCCTACGGATTGATTGAAAACGTCGTGACCGACCCCGGGTTTCAGCGGCGCGGGCTGGGCCGGATGACGCTGCGCGCGGCCATCGATCACGCGCGCGGCGCGGGTGCCTACAAGCTCATGCTGTTGACCGGGACCGCGAGGGGCGCGCGCGGGTTTTACGAAAAGCTCGGATTTTCGGACGCGGAAAAGCACGGCATGGTCCTGCGCTTCTAA
- the pbpC gene encoding penicillin-binding protein 1C — MKRAAALLAGAALALGLAAHSRDRFDSWVAATVLPPVLSETGAEVRAGDGTLLRAFPVEDGRLRLAVGLHEVDPVFLRLLIAYEDRRFYDHAGVDPLALLRAAAQAARYGRVVSGGSTLTMQVARLLENSGTGSVGGKLRQIRLALALERQLTKEQILSLYLLHAPYGGPVEGIRAASLSWFGKEPRRLTLAEAALLVALPQSPEARRPDRHPDAARAARDRVLARTGMDAGATRGDVPRTLGTPRQDAPHLAESIRQRMPQRIQHRTTLDPALQRQMQSLARRAVAGQGDAVSAAILVADHATGDVLAYVGSPDYTDGQRQGYVDMVAASRSPGSTLKPLIYAMAFDEGLAHPDTLIDDAPVYFGRYAPQNFDGVFRGRLTVRDALSLSLNIPPVLLLDEIGPARLMSTLERAGAAPQLPSGQPGLAVALGGVGLSLRDLVQLYAAIAQGGDGPPLRILQDTHPKDPPHILSPVAAWQVAHILADIAPPAGSAARAGQIAYKTGTSYGHRDAWAIGFDGQHVIGIWLGRPDGSPVPGAFGGDLAAPVLFEAFGRLGSLVPLPRPPQNALILGTAHLPEPLRVFRSRSAAFEPAPDGPEVTFPPEGATLRRSGFGVPLKLRAGRLPLTVLVDGAPVLTGLHSRDALLPLDAPGFARIAVIDADGRSASVEIRLD; from the coding sequence ATGAAACGCGCCGCCGCCCTTCTTGCCGGTGCCGCTCTTGCGCTGGGGCTGGCCGCGCACAGCCGCGACCGGTTCGACAGCTGGGTTGCGGCAACGGTCCTGCCGCCGGTCCTGTCCGAAACCGGTGCCGAGGTGCGCGCCGGCGATGGCACCCTCCTGCGCGCCTTCCCGGTGGAAGACGGGCGCCTGCGTCTGGCGGTCGGCCTGCACGAGGTTGATCCGGTTTTCCTGCGGTTGCTGATCGCCTACGAGGACCGCCGCTTTTACGACCACGCGGGCGTCGATCCTCTCGCTCTTCTGCGCGCTGCCGCGCAGGCGGCGCGCTACGGACGCGTCGTGTCGGGCGGATCGACACTGACGATGCAGGTGGCGCGGCTTCTGGAAAACTCCGGTACCGGGAGTGTAGGCGGCAAGCTGCGCCAGATCCGCCTTGCGCTGGCACTGGAACGGCAGCTGACCAAGGAGCAGATCCTGTCGCTCTATCTGCTGCACGCGCCCTACGGCGGGCCGGTCGAAGGTATTCGCGCCGCGTCCCTGTCGTGGTTCGGCAAGGAACCACGCCGCCTCACGCTGGCCGAGGCGGCCTTGCTGGTCGCCCTTCCCCAGTCGCCGGAGGCGCGCCGCCCGGACCGCCACCCGGACGCCGCCCGCGCCGCGCGCGACAGGGTGCTGGCCCGCACCGGTATGGACGCCGGTGCCACGCGCGGCGATGTGCCCCGCACTCTCGGCACCCCGCGGCAGGATGCACCGCACCTGGCGGAAAGTATACGCCAGCGTATGCCGCAGCGGATCCAGCACCGCACCACTTTGGACCCAGCCCTGCAACGGCAGATGCAATCGCTCGCCCGCCGCGCCGTCGCGGGGCAGGGCGATGCGGTTTCGGCGGCGATACTGGTCGCGGACCATGCCACGGGCGACGTGCTCGCCTATGTCGGATCGCCCGATTACACCGACGGACAGCGGCAGGGATATGTCGATATGGTCGCGGCGTCCCGCTCGCCGGGGTCAACGCTGAAACCGCTCATCTACGCCATGGCCTTCGACGAAGGTCTTGCCCATCCCGACACGCTGATCGACGACGCACCGGTTTATTTCGGCCGCTACGCTCCGCAAAATTTCGACGGCGTTTTCCGGGGCAGGCTGACGGTCAGGGATGCGCTGTCGCTGTCGCTGAACATACCGCCGGTTCTGCTGCTGGACGAAATCGGCCCCGCGCGGCTGATGTCGACACTGGAACGCGCGGGCGCCGCGCCGCAGCTGCCCTCCGGCCAGCCCGGACTGGCCGTGGCGCTGGGCGGTGTGGGGCTCAGCCTGCGCGATCTGGTCCAGCTTTACGCCGCGATTGCGCAGGGCGGGGACGGACCGCCGCTTCGCATACTGCAGGATACCCACCCGAAAGATCCGCCGCACATCCTGTCGCCGGTCGCGGCGTGGCAGGTCGCGCATATACTGGCCGATATCGCGCCGCCCGCAGGGTCAGCCGCCCGCGCGGGGCAGATCGCCTACAAGACCGGCACCTCCTACGGGCACCGCGATGCCTGGGCGATCGGGTTTGACGGGCAGCATGTGATCGGCATCTGGCTGGGCCGGCCCGATGGATCACCGGTGCCGGGCGCCTTCGGGGGCGACCTCGCCGCGCCGGTCCTGTTCGAGGCTTTCGGGCGTCTCGGCTCCTTGGTGCCCCTGCCACGCCCCCCGCAGAACGCCCTGATCCTCGGCACCGCCCATCTGCCCGAACCGCTGCGCGTCTTTCGCAGCCGCAGCGCCGCCTTCGAACCCGCACCCGACGGGCCAGAGGTCACCTTCCCGCCCGAGGGCGCCACCCTGCGCCGCAGCGGCTTCGGCGTGCCGCTGAAACTGCGCGCCGGACGTCTGCCGCTGACGGTTCTCGTGGACGGCGCCCCCGTGCTGACGGGGCTGCACAGCCGCGACGCGCTGCTGCCGCTCGACGCGCCGGGCTTTGCGCGGATCGCGGTGATCGACGCGGACGGGCGCAGCGCCTCGGTGGAAATCAGGCTGGACTGA